GAGGGGAGCAAACTCTATTATCATTTTGGCCAACACTTTGTTGGTAAATTTGAAAacttccaaaatttttaaagatcATTTTCATGTTGGCATGTTGATTTGACCAGAATTGGGTTAATTTCTTTAGATGATCATTTTAGTGATTTGTGATGGGCTCGACAAATTTCGATTGGGCTCACCCAATACATTATAGTCTCAATTTCTTTCACTCTAGTTGATTGCAATACCAGGAGTTCTTGTTGTGGATGCATTATTTGGAGCATTTAAAACGTTATCACATCACCGCTATATGCCAATGATGTAATTGGGCATAaattctaaagaaaaaaatgtttagtgCACTAgatgattaaaaagaaaatgcaacaaTGTGATTGCGGAATCATTAAAAGTTTAGCGAACTCCCAGTGGAGTCTATTCGAACCACATGGAATGTTTATTCTCTTTAGCTTAAACATATTCGAGCAAAGCCAAACTAATCAATTGTCATCTCCAACGATAGCAAAAATCCTCACACATGTTAGATTGGCATCATGAGAACGATCACCTCAACTCCACCACCGGACATCAATCACTCACCCCAATTACCTCCCTTTTTTCCTATGAAAAGATTAGGGACAGTGCGAACCCATAAGACTGAGGAGCATTAATCTCTTATTATAGGATTGAAGAATTACATATGAGAAAGAGTTTCGACTCTCACCGTTTCATGGAGTTTTAACATAAATCAAAGAATTATGAAAATGTCTCAAAACTTTAGTATGAATTAAGGgtacgaagaagaaggagataaAGAGTGtagagttttcttttcttttctttttttatagaaatctcATTGCCCCCTTTATTCTTCAAGAATTTAGAATGatgcttttcaaatttttgttcatttaaaatatgagtTCTTCTACTTTAtgcttatttattttatattatctttaactctctttttaaatttcttttctttttatatgccCTTCTAtcattgcttaaaataattttatcaaatcataaattagagtaatatacctaaaatgtagaaaaaatataaatagtaaTTTATATATAGAACACATAGAATAAAATGTGAGATAGGATATTTTTATTCATGCTACACCCtctcatattcaattttatcctaTATTGGGCAAAGATCAAACACAAgatatggtaaatttatcatatcctgaCTTTTATCATAACTACCAAACATAATCCTCCTCCATATCAATTGGGCTCATTTGGTACGTTACACTTGAGGTCCTCCCAACAAGGATTGAAATGAAGACCACAATGAGGGGAACAAACTCTTTTACCATTAAGGCCAACACTTTGTTGGTAAATTTGAAaacttctaaattttttaaagatcaTTTTGATGTTGTCGTGTCGGTTTAAACATAATTGGGAAAATATCATTAGATAGTCACttaatgaattttgaaattggGTTGAGAAATTTCATTTGGGATCACCCAATTCACTAgagtttcaatttctttttcaggaCATTGTCACATCACCGTCATATGCTCATGACATGATTGGGCATAGattctaaagaaaagaaagtttagTGCACTAGgtagaacaaaaaaattcaacaatctGATTGTGGAATCCATTAATAGTTCAACGGAATCGCACTGATGGGGTGTATTCAAACCAAATAGAATGTTTATTATCTTCCTTTTAAATAGATCTGACCTAAGCCAAACTAATTGATGATCATCTCGAACAACAGTAAAATCCTCCCGTGTGTTAAAAAGGCATCATGAAAGAGAAGCACCTTGGCTCCACCACTAGACATCAATTGCTTGCTCTAGTTACTTCCCTTTTTACCTGTGAAAAGATTAAGGACGGCGGGAACCGATAAGATTGAGGAGCATCGGTCTCTTATTATAGGACCAAAGGGTTACGGATGAGAAAGAGTTTCGACTCTCCCACCATTTTGTGGAATTTTAGCATAAatcaaagagtacaaaaaagTCTTGAAACTTTAGTATGAATTAAGGgtacgaagaagaaggagataaAGAGTgtagaggttttttttttttttttttaaaagaaaaaagaaatctcatTGGCCCCTTTATTCTTCAAGAATTAGAAAGATGCTTTTCaagtttttgttcatttaaaatattGGCTCTTCTACTTTAtgcttatttattttatattatctttaactcacttttataaaattattttctttttaattcttttatatgCCCTTCTAtcattgcttaaaataattttattaaatcataaattatactaatatacctaaaatagaACAAATATAAATAGTAATTAATATAAAGAGTATACATTATAGAATAAAACACGAGATAGGATATTTTTATTCATGCTACGTTCcttttatattcaattttatcttatattAGATAGAGATCAAACATGAgatagaataaatttgtcatatcttgATTTTTATCTTAACTACCAAACGTGTTCCAAGGGTTTACTCCTCCATATCAGCTAGGCTTATTTAGTACTTTACACTTGAGGTCCTCCCAATAAGGATTGAACTAAAGACCACAAGGAGGGGAGCAAACTCTTTTTCCATTTAGGCCAACACTTGTTAGTAAATTTGAAAACttctaaatttttgaaagatcATTTCGATGTTGTCGTATTCGTTTAAAcataattcagaaaattttgattagacAGTCACTTAATAGATTTTGTAACCGGGTCAAGAAATTTCATTTAGGATCAACCAATTTACTAgagtttcaatttctttttctctagtTGACCAGAATATGGGCAGTTCTTATTGTGGACATCCGTCATATGCTCATAAtgtaattgagaataaattctaaaggaaaagaaagtttAATGCACTAGGTACAACAGTAGAAAATCTAACAATCCGGAATCTGGTAATAGTTGAATGAAATTCTGATGTGATCAATTCCAACCGAATAAAATGTTTATTATCTTTAATGTAAATAGATCCGAGCTAAGCCAAACTAATCAACGATCAACGTCAGCAAAATCCTCACAAAGGATGAAAAGAAGCACCTCGGCTCCATCTGTGGACATCAATCGGTCGCATCAGTTACTTCCTTTTTTTACCCGTAAAAAGATGAGGGACGGTGGGAACCGACAAAACTGAGAAAGAGCGGTTGCAGTGaaactcttctttctttctgtgTCGAACACGGTTTCCAACGCCTCGGGAGAAAATCCTCGCCACCCAATGCCCAGCAACTTCTCCCCCACTTTGACATTGCTCGTCAAGTCAAATGTCAACGAAGGCCCTTGTGGATAACGTCGCATTTAGTGGTCTGACCGGACGAGTCAATACCCAGCAGACATCATTACAATCCcgccaaaagaaaatatttaggtgcATCCAGACGTGCATGATCCCCGTGTGTTGCGACCGTTGATTTTGGTTACGACCGTACATGATCTAGGCCAGGATGCACTGAGCTCCAGTGTTTGTCCACAGGCTCGATAATGGATTTAATCGCTTGAGATAAAATTTTGAGTCACTGCACTCTTCGCACTGAGATTTGCTGACACGCTCTTATGGTGCGCAACAAACCATGAGTGATAATATCTCTCACATTTTTCACATACTCATTTGGAGTTTACAAATACGACTACAATTAAGGAAAATGTCAAACAACATCGTAACGGCACTTATTAAGTAACCGGTTCATAAAGCTTTGCAGTTTTCAAGAAATCAACTTTTCTTCATTATAGATAgtcaatattttgaaaatataatccGTATGTCTTATAAGTGCGTGAAGGCACTCATCGACCATCCCCCATTAGGTAATTGGTAACCCTTAATCTAAGTTCAAATATTCACATAGATGTTCTCGGAAATAATAGTGGTAGAGCTTTATATGATAACAAACGCACATAATCGCCTCATTGTCTGCTAAGTATCATACAGTTTAGGTTCCATTTGTTTCGAAAAAATTTCGCATGAACTCTACttatttcctttctcctttcgAGTAAATCCATGCCACCTTGTAATCGTTCTTTGACAAAATCGACATAACAAGCGCACATTGTCGCCTCATCATCTGCTAAGCATATGATGAAGCTTAGGTTTCATGTGTTTCGAGGAAACTTCGTGTGAACTTCTACTTATTTCACTCTCTCCTTTTGACGTAAAACCATGAGTGACCCTTTAATCTGCAATGGTCAAAcgccttcttctctttttaccCGCTTTTGATAAGCGGAAATGGACAAGTGCATTGAAGTTCGCCCTATCTCATTATCTTATAAGGAACAGAAAATCGTATTTATGCATACCTTGGGAAGAGCGATGTTTAAAACTGGATAATAATGTGGGGCTGAgttttgtgagagagagagagagagggagagagagaacttcACTCGAGTGCTTGCGTTCATTAATGGCGTCCTCTTACACTTGGTGGAGTAGCTCTGTCGAGCATCCACACCTGGCATGGACAACATCGGATTCGGTGAGACCCCACGCGAACGGGTTTTCAAAGCCATAACCAATCTGGATAAAGCCTAAAAGCCGAAGGTGAAAGGGGATTCGAGGCCTGTAGCTGGTGGCCAACCCCCGCTCCGTCCCTCCTTGCCTCCACTATAAAACCCTCCCATGCAAACAGAGCCAGACAATGCAAAGGaggtgaagaaagtgatcaagAAAGGTTTAAACACAGTGACAGAaacacagaaagagagagagagagagagaatggagatgGACGCAGCAAACAAAGAGGAGCAGCAGCGTCAGCAGCAGCCTCGTCCCAGCCCGATGAGGAAGATGGTGACGGTGGCGGCCATCGCCGCCGGCGTGCAGTTCGGGTGGGCTCTGCAGCTGTCGCTGCTGACGCCGTACGTGCAGCTGCTCGGCATCCCGCACAAGTGGGCCGCCTTCATCTGGCTCTGCGGGCCCGTCTCCGGCATGATCGTCCAGCCCGTCGTCGGCTACCACAGCGACCGCTGCTCCTCCCGCttcggccgccgccgccccttCATCGCCGCCGGCTCCGCCCATGTCGCCCTCGCCGTCTTCCTCATCGGCTACGCGGCCGACCTGGGCCACCTCCTCGGCGACCACCACGACCGGACCTCGAAGCCCCGCGCCATCGCGGTGTTCGTCGTCGGGTTCTGGATCCTCGACGTGGCCAACAACATGTTGCAGGTGAAAATACGCCCCCTCCTTCCACATCTTCGGTCATAAGGTTTTTTCATAGGAGAGTGAAAGATAAAATCAGAAATGCGAAACGTCTGCATGACCGTATCGTAGAATATAAATACTCTTATActtaacatttctttataaaGCGGCTTCGTTCTAAAGCGGCTTTGTTCTAAAGCGGATATCATTGTTATAAGTGCATGTGCAATTTCACGGTACATATACATAAACACTTAAATACATACACACGTGGCAACACCGTACCCGTTCGAATTTCCATTGGTAATttatattttgaagaaaatatagGAATCCTTGTGTTCTCCGATGAAAACCAACATGGGGTGCCCTGTCTTTTCAGGAAGTGATTAATGTGGTCTGATGAATTGGGTGTGGTCCATTTCTACCCTATTACTTTTCCTTAAAGACATTGACTAAGCTCCTTTAAATAGAAAACATatgtcttgttttttttaacaaaaagtaATGACTTGTGTCCTGTATGTAGGGACCACTTCaggaaattattatataaatgtAAAACGagtattaaattaattataagcCTTTGAAATTAGTGGATCTTATATGAATTTGTACCCGTTTGAATTCAACCACTGGAGTTTGCCCACATGAGAAGATGGAGGATGAGAAGGGAGAGGTTAGGGATGACTTAGCCTGTATTTCGATCTCATGTCCTGCAATAAAATAAGACAAGTTTATAAGAATAAAAGTTAAAGTAGAAttgactttaccaaaaaaaaaaaaaaaattaaagtagaattgataaaaaaaatagtaataatttaGTAGTTATAGTAGTTGACTAAACAATTCCATAATTTTCCAGCATTCAACCGGCTCAAGATTATGGAGAAGATCCGAATTGGCTAAGCCATGTTTTCCTTTAAATCATTCTAATCACCACACCCCCCCCACCCAAAagataaactttttaatgatcAGATTATTATTCAGCTTCTGCTCTTGTTAAATGTactgaaattcaaaataattgtctTAATAAAATATACTTAACAAAGCACTTCTTAATAAGACcctttttaattatgaattaataGTGTTTAACCGATTTAACAGGGACCATGCCGGGCGCTCTTGGCCGACCTCTCGGCCGGGAACCAGAAGAAGACCCGGGCGGCGAACGCCTTGTACTCCTTCTTCATGGGAGTCGGCAACGTCCTCGGCTACGCCGCCGGCTCCTACACGCACCTCCACGACCTCTTCCCCTTCACCAGCACCGCCGCCTGCGACGTCTACTGCTCCAACCTCAAGTCCTGCTTCTTCATCTCCATCGCCCTCCTCCTCGGCGTCACCGCCTTCGCCCTCGCCACCGTCCACGAGACTCCCTTGTCGGAGCTCCGCAGCGACGCGGTCAGCGAGTCGGAGTGCAGCGAGCGCGAGCGCGAGCCGTTCCTAGGGGAGATACTCGGCGCGCTGCGCAGCCTGCAGAGGCCGATGTGGACGCTACTCATCGTGACATGCCTCAACTGGATCGCGTGGTTCCCTTTCCTGCTGTTCGACACGGATTGGATGGGACGGGAGATCTACGGAGGGAAGGTCAACAAGGGGCGGTTGTACGCGATGGGGGTGAGGGCCGGCTCGCTGGGATTGATGCTGAACTCCGTCGTCTCGGGGTTCATGTCGCTGGCCCTCGAGTACTTGGTGCGCGGCCCTGGCGGCGTGAAGAGGCTCTGGGGGTGGTGAATTTCCTGTTGGCTCTGTGCCTGGGCTTGACCGTTTTGGTCACCAAGCTGGCCCAGTCGGAGCGGACGTTCGCGACCGCCACGCCCGGAAATGGCGAAGCCTTGCCTCCGTCCGCGGGGATAAAGGCCGGCGCTTTGCTGCTTTTCGCAGTGCTAGGCATTCCGCTCGCCGTAAGTTATTTCacctttgtaatttttttcatgcattttataTCACGATGGATCAATTGGACGAGGAATAACGATAGCATAGATAGGCAATAACTCCATAGAATCTATAATCCTTTAAAGCAAGATCTTAGACATTTCATAGGATTTCGCACTCAAACTCCTAAGAACAAAAGCTACCACAGACAACCCGGATCAAACCGGGTCAGGCGCTAAGGTCGGGTCTAACTTATTGCCCAAGCTTGCACAAATACCATTCGTAATTCATCAAGCCTAGGCTTTCTAGCTCGATAGCCCAAACATCAACGGCGCCGTTCGATCAAGCTAACCAAGGAGTCGCAATGGTTTTGAAATTGCAGGTCACTTACAGCGTTCCTTTTGCTCTGGCATCCATATTCTCCAATAGTGCCGGTGCAGGTCAAGGTACAGAGCCCCGCATGGTAACCCGACGTACTTTGGATTAAGCCGGAGTTCATGCATGATCTAATTTCATCAAATGATCAATTTCAGGGCTGTCTTTGGGGGTGCTAAATCTCGCCATCGTCGTTCCACAGGTATCATCTGTAATTTCCTAGTATCAATAGTTGGAGAATCCATGTGATGTATGTGATTAAAGAGGACTTGCGACAAAGTGGTGGTATATAGATACCATCCTCATGAAAAACTGAAATCAAACTGATTTCGTGGATACTGAACTTCTTTGGGAACTTGCTATGTTTGAATTCACTAACTGAGAACACCTTAGTTACTGCTAGGGATGATtgattattgattatgttaagtTATTCAACAGATGGTGATATCGGTGACGAGCGGACCATTCGATGCTCTATTCGGAGGAGGCAACTTGCCAGCGTTCATCGTCGGAGCAGTTGCGGCAGCTGTGAGCGGCATTCTTGCCCTAACCCTGCTTCCATCTCCAGCTCCTGACCCCTCTCCAGCTCCTGAGCTCTCACCTTCATCCAAGCCGGCAAACGTCTCGGGCTCCAAGTGACGTTCACAATCAACTCTctaccatctctctctctctctctctctctctctctctctctctctcatgtaaaaaggaaaaaaactctGGCATGATGACGACTCCTCGGCCACAAAAGGATGGCGGAAATAGCCCATTTTTGGGGCCATATCAGATGCAAGTACAAATGAAATTAGCTATGTTCCATCCACTGGAATATAGATAAACTCGTGCCTCTTTTAGAAGTCAAACAACTTtgttcctagttttttttttttttttttttttttggtcagaaaactTTGTTCCTAGTTGAAACCATTGTTTTGCAATggttttatgtaaaaaaaaccGTTCGGCATCTTACACGGCATCTCACTCGGCTTGCTTTTAAATTTTAACCTCTGAAACTTGAGGGAGGGAAGTTAAAAAGTGGTCTGCAATGGGAATCATCTAAGGGTGAGTGATCCCCGGCAAAAGCTTTAACAAAGGCCATTAACGTCCCATCCGCAATTCCACGCCCTTGTAGATTTGTATCTTGCAAATGCGAAAATGATGACGATATGATGCAAAGAAGTCGCTCCCTTTCCGGAACATAAAAGAAGGTTTTATGAGTTTCAAATATAGTTTTCTATACTTTacccatataaaaaaaaaattgatgatttaaaaaatatttcccaAAGAACAATTACTTGAGATacttagggcctgcatggttttttgtttttccttaaagaatgcaaaatttctattctttttgttcctgggaaaaaagaaacgcgtttgtgtgctttttccttttttctttttcgttcaGGAACACGAAATGCAAAAAAAGCTGTTTGAAACAAAAAACTTCGTTCTTGTTTCTTCAAACACAaatcagaaacaaaaaaggaacaaaattgtgttccttttttatttcttcgaTCGTGCTCGAACAGGGCTTCCTCACCCCCCCGCGACGAGCTTCCTCCTGCGACCTGCAACAAGCGACGAGCGACGGGCGAAGAGCTTCTCCTCCGGCGACCTGCGACgagcgacgagcttctcctcctccgaccTGCGACGAGCGTCTCCTGCGACGAGCGTCTCCTCCTGCGACGAGCGCCTCCTCCTGCGAGCAGAGAATTCCatcgtcttctccggcgcctGTCTCGACAGccgctgctccttcaccaggtAAACGTCGTCACTGCTCCTCCTTCACTGATTGTCTTCACTTCGGCGAGAGCTCGAGTGTTAGGGCTCGCTCGAGGCAgcgcttgcccagatctgcgagccgcttgctcgagcgactctcgcagatctgggcgagcgtTGCTCCCCAGATCTGCGACAGCAGCTCGTCTGCTCGCTCGAGATCTGggcgagcgagcagagcagcgagcttcgctgctgctcgggctcggctcgagcgagcagagcagcgagcgtcgctgctgctcgggctcggctcgagcgagcagagcagcgagcgtcgctgctgctcgggctcggctcgagcgagcagagcagcgagcgTCGCTGCTGCTCAGGCGTCATGGTGATCCATTCATGCCTGACCAACCGTTGAACTTGCTGGGGTTCTCTTAGGTCAAGATAGTAATTGGAAGTGTCATTTTTGCGACAATTGAACACACTCTGCAGTCATGTTTGGGATATAGCATATGGTTCCATGTCCAAGTTGTTGAACTTGGGTACAACTGAGCCGGCTTTGAAGGAGAATGAGTATTGGACAAAGTTCTATGTAATGCCATGTTGAATGATGTGGAACCTTTTTGGATGCGTCTAGAAAATTGTCATGGTTGATGGCCTGAGTGCCTTCTGGGAAAAAAATGGGATGACTAAGGAATCCATAGATATCTTGACAAGCAATTCAATTCGACCTGCACCGACATAATTTATGGTTTTGATCAGTAATTTGCACACTGTTTTTCAGTTTTAGGCATTCTGAATTATTTCCTATTTGTTTAATCCTTGCATTGTTTTATGCTATCGTCATCTGCCTTCAAGCACTTGCTTTCTAGAATTCTTTAGGAGCTCTGAATAACTTTACATGTAGGTCTACACACTTTGTCATGTTTCTTGTTTACTTGCATCGACGGAATCCTTTAACAAACATTCTCCATGGATAGTTGATTCAGATGTATGATCGGTGCAACTTCGGTCATATCTCGTGAAGATGCAAGTTCTGTCTAATGTTGATGGCGAGTTGTTAACTCATATTATTATTGTTCGAATCCTTTGAAAGACCCGCTTTGCGTACTCTCGAGATGTTTCGAGTCTATGCGTTCTCCCTTCGAGCAACTCGTTTGATACCCGTGAACTTCCCTTGTAAGATGTGTTCAGCTAATATTCATATACACCATCTGGATGTTGTCTGATAAACTTGAAATTTGGGAGAGAGTGCCATTAAGATGTTAGGGTTGTCTAAAATCTTGATATCGGAGCTTAGAGGTTCTTTTGTAAACTTAACATATGGATATAGGGATTAAATGTGGCTTTTGGTTCTTCACATTTTAGAAATTGCATTCTCCTTTACCATATGGATAGCTAGGCTGCTTATAGATTGCTTAAAATAGGAAATGATGTGGCTTATTTCATGATGCTTAGGCACACGATCTCACATCATGCATCCGATTTCATTCCAAAGATACTAATGGAAAATATACACTTCGTCCTCCATCATGAAATTCCAATAAGTCTTCTTCACAAAGAGTTTAATAAAGTTGATGACCGAGTGATCGACC
The window above is part of the Eucalyptus grandis isolate ANBG69807.140 chromosome 6, ASM1654582v1, whole genome shotgun sequence genome. Proteins encoded here:
- the LOC104450795 gene encoding LOW QUALITY PROTEIN: putative sucrose transport protein SUC6 (The sequence of the model RefSeq protein was modified relative to this genomic sequence to represent the inferred CDS: inserted 1 base in 1 codon), producing the protein MQTEPDNAKEVKKVIKKGLNTVTETQKERERERMEMDAANKEEQQRQQQPRPSPMRKMVTVAAIAAGVQFGWALQLSLLTPYVQLLGIPHKWAAFIWLCGPVSGMIVQPVVGYHSDRCSSRFGRRRPFIAAGSAHVALAVFLIGYAADLGHLLGDHHDRTSKPRAIAVFVVGFWILDVANNMLQGPCRALLADLSAGNQKKTRAANALYSFFMGVGNVLGYAAGSYTHLHDLFPFTSTAACDVYCSNLKSCFFISIALLLGVTAFALATVHETPLSELRSDAVSESECSEREREPFLGEILGALRSLQRPMWTLLIVTCLNWIAWFPFLLFDTDWMGREIYGGKVNKGRLYAMGVRAGSLGLMLNSVVSGFMSLALEYLVRGPGGVKRLWGXVNFLLALCLGLTVLVTKLAQSERTFATATPGNGEALPPSAGIKAGALLLFAVLGIPLAVTYSVPFALASIFSNSAGAGQGLSLGVLNLAIVVPQMVISVTSGPFDALFGGGNLPAFIVGAVAAAVSGILALTLLPSPAPDPSPAPELSPSSKPANVSGSK